One segment of Niveibacterium microcysteis DNA contains the following:
- a CDS encoding GGDEF domain-containing protein yields the protein MAVMHPLTLRFRDADLEDGFFEATRARTRHQGQAAILVGMFVYILHGVLDRWFVSPDVVAHLWVARGTALCVPLVVLIFSLTPWFARSSHLVLALVGLAAGVGLIAMQTHLPLESAPYYYPMMVVVTFYTYNFVGTRFIYALGVDLLMLLGYNLFFGALMGYPLHVLLGHDFFIVSANLIGGSAGYLAERQRRLLFLRERMLDEERRHHLDRSLHDGLTGLPNRDLLYDRIAQAISASQRTGQINCGFFLDLDGFKQINDTLGHKVGDQVLREVGSRLVAAVRGVDTVARIGGDEFFVIARDIAGEADAKALATKLLDQISAPMQSIAPGLQTGASIGLCLFPYDGMTVADLIHRADVAMYRVKTSGKGHYAVAGAADIIAA from the coding sequence CTGCGGTTTCGCGACGCGGATCTTGAGGACGGATTCTTCGAAGCGACGCGGGCCCGCACGCGCCACCAAGGGCAGGCGGCGATCCTGGTCGGGATGTTCGTGTACATCCTGCACGGCGTGCTTGATCGCTGGTTCGTCAGCCCGGATGTTGTCGCACACCTCTGGGTCGCGCGCGGCACTGCGCTTTGCGTGCCGTTGGTGGTGCTGATCTTTTCGCTGACACCCTGGTTCGCGCGCTCGTCCCATCTGGTATTGGCCTTGGTCGGGCTCGCCGCGGGCGTTGGCCTGATTGCGATGCAGACCCATCTGCCGCTGGAAAGCGCGCCGTACTACTACCCGATGATGGTGGTGGTGACCTTCTACACCTACAACTTCGTCGGCACCCGCTTCATCTATGCGCTCGGCGTGGATCTGCTGATGCTGCTCGGCTACAACCTGTTCTTCGGCGCGCTGATGGGCTACCCGCTGCATGTGCTGCTGGGGCACGACTTCTTCATCGTGTCGGCCAACCTGATCGGCGGTTCGGCCGGCTACCTCGCCGAGCGCCAGCGTCGTCTGCTGTTCCTGCGCGAGCGCATGCTCGACGAGGAGCGCCGGCATCATCTCGATCGCTCGCTGCACGATGGGCTGACCGGTTTGCCCAACCGTGATCTGCTCTACGACCGGATTGCCCAGGCGATATCCGCCTCGCAACGCACCGGTCAGATCAACTGCGGTTTCTTCCTCGACCTTGATGGCTTCAAGCAGATCAATGACACGCTTGGCCACAAGGTGGGCGACCAGGTGCTGCGGGAGGTGGGGAGCCGCCTGGTGGCGGCGGTACGCGGGGTCGATACGGTGGCGCGGATCGGCGGTGACGAATTCTTCGTCATCGCGCGCGATATCGCCGGCGAGGCGGACGCGAAAGCGCTCGCCACCAAACTGCTCGATCAGATCAGCGCCCCGATGCAGTCGATCGCCCCCGGCCTTCAAACCGGCGCGAGCATCGGCCTGTGCCTGTTTCCCTACGATGGCATGACGGTCGCCGATCTGATCCACCGAGCCGATGTAGCGATGTATCGCGTCAAGACATCAGGCAAGGGTCACTACGCGGTCGCTGGCGCGGCCGACATCATCGCCGCGTGA
- a CDS encoding TrpB-like pyridoxal phosphate-dependent enzyme produces MSETTKFLLSEDQMPKDWYNIAADLPVPPPAPLHPATQQPIGPADLAPLFPMALIEQEVSTERRIEIPEPVREVLRLWRPSPLIRARRLEKALGTPAKIYFKYEGVSPAGSHKPNSAVPQAWYNGQAGVKKLATETGAGQWGSSLAFAGSLFGLDITIYQVRVSYDQKPYRRALMETYGARCVASPSNETQSGRAVLAQNPNHLGSLGIAISEAVEVAALNEDTKYALGSVLNHVLLHQTIIGEEAMLQLEMAGDDPDVVIGCTGGGSNFAGIAFPFIGMQLRGGASVKRRRIIAVEPAACPSLTRGKYAYDFGDTAHLTPLVKMHTLGSTFTPAGFHAGGLRYHGMAPLVSHVKELGLIEARAYHQTACFEAGVMFARAEGIVPAPEANHAVRCAIDEALRCKAEGRAETILFNLSGHGHFDMAAYQNYLSGGLVDQDYDEAELAMALSGLPAVA; encoded by the coding sequence ATGAGCGAAACGACAAAGTTCCTGCTGAGCGAAGACCAGATGCCGAAGGACTGGTACAACATCGCCGCCGATCTGCCGGTGCCGCCGCCAGCCCCGCTGCATCCGGCCACGCAGCAGCCGATCGGCCCGGCGGATCTCGCGCCGCTGTTCCCGATGGCGCTGATCGAGCAGGAAGTGTCGACCGAACGCCGCATCGAGATCCCGGAGCCGGTGCGCGAGGTGCTGCGCCTGTGGCGCCCGAGCCCGCTGATCCGTGCCCGCCGCCTCGAAAAAGCGCTGGGCACGCCGGCCAAGATCTACTTCAAGTACGAGGGCGTGTCGCCGGCTGGCAGCCACAAGCCGAACTCCGCGGTGCCGCAGGCCTGGTACAACGGCCAGGCCGGTGTGAAGAAGCTCGCCACCGAAACGGGCGCCGGCCAGTGGGGCAGCTCGCTGGCCTTTGCCGGCAGCCTGTTCGGGCTCGACATCACGATTTACCAGGTGCGTGTGTCGTACGACCAGAAGCCCTACCGCCGCGCGCTGATGGAAACCTACGGCGCGCGCTGCGTTGCCTCGCCCAGCAACGAGACGCAGTCGGGCCGCGCGGTGCTGGCGCAGAACCCGAATCACCTGGGCTCGCTCGGCATCGCGATCTCCGAAGCGGTGGAGGTGGCGGCGCTGAACGAAGACACCAAGTACGCGCTCGGCTCGGTGCTCAACCATGTGCTGTTGCACCAGACCATCATCGGCGAAGAAGCCATGCTGCAGCTGGAGATGGCCGGCGACGACCCGGATGTGGTGATCGGCTGCACCGGCGGCGGCAGCAACTTTGCCGGTATCGCCTTCCCCTTCATCGGCATGCAGCTGCGCGGCGGTGCGAGCGTGAAGCGGCGCCGCATCATCGCAGTGGAGCCGGCCGCTTGCCCGAGCCTTACGCGCGGCAAGTACGCCTACGACTTTGGCGACACCGCGCACCTGACGCCGCTGGTGAAGATGCACACGCTTGGCTCGACCTTCACGCCCGCCGGCTTCCACGCTGGCGGCTTGCGCTACCACGGCATGGCGCCGCTGGTCAGCCATGTGAAGGAGCTTGGCCTGATCGAGGCGCGCGCCTACCACCAGACCGCCTGCTTTGAAGCCGGCGTGATGTTCGCGCGCGCCGAAGGCATCGTGCCGGCGCCGGAGGCCAACCATGCGGTGCGCTGCGCGATTGACGAAGCGCTGCGCTGCAAGGCCGAGGGCCGTGCCGAGACGATCCTGTTCAACCTGTCGGGTCATGGTCACTTCGATATGGCCGCCTACCAGAACTACCTCTCGGGCGGCCTGGTGGACCAGGACTACGACGAGGCTGAACTGGCTATGGCCTTGTCCGGCTTGCCTGCGGTGGCCTGA